The genome window TGCGGCCCGGAAGTCCGGCAACAAGTACCTCGGCGTCCTGGTCGCGGCCAAGTTCGCGCGCTACCTGAACGAGTTCCCGCGCGACCACCTCGACACCGGCGACGAGAAGCTCACGACGACGGCGCTCGAGTCGCTCTCCTTCGGCGGGCTCGAGTACAAGATGATCCGCCGCCGCCGCTCCGAGGCGTAAGGTGTGGGCCGGCCGGCACGTCGTCCTCGGCGTGTCGGGCGGGATCGCATGCTATAAGAGCTGCATTCTTGCCCGACGCCTGACCGAGGCGGGGGCGCGGGTGGATGTCGTCCTCACGCGTGCCGCCGCGGAGTTCGTGCGGCCGCTCACATTTGAGGCACTGACCGGGCGCCCGGTCCTGACCTCCCTCTGGGAGCGGGATCGGGCGCTTGCGCATGTGCGCCTGGCCGACACCGCCGATCTCGTGATCCTTGCGCCCGCCACCGCCCAGTTGCTCGCCCGCGCGGCACAGGGACTCGCCGACGACGTCCTGACCGCCCTGCTGCTCGCCCGCACCGGACCGGTGCTCGCCGCACCCGCCATGAATGATGCGATGTACGCGCACGAGGCGACGGCCCGGAATGTGGAAGCGCTGGCCGCCCGGGGGTGGGCGTTTGTCGGCCCCGAGGTCGGCCCGCTCGCGGAGGGTCCGTCGGATCGCCCCGGTCGCATGAGTGAGCCGGAGACGATCGTTGCCCACGGCGCGCGAGTGCTCCGCCGCGGGAGCGCGCTGGCAGGTCGCACTGTGGTGGTGACAGCCGGCCCGACCCGTGAGCCGATCGATCCGGTCCGGGTGGTGACCAACCGATCCAGTGGCAAGATGGGCTACCGGCTCGCCGAGGCCGCATGGGAGCGGGGCGCAGACGTGGTCCTGGTCAGCGGCCCCGTCACGTTGCAGGCACCGGTCGGCGTGCGGCTCCGGTCGGTGGAGACCACGCAGGACCTGGAGCGGGCCGTGTCGGAGGAACTTCCAGGTGCGGATGTGCTGATCATGGCCGCCGCGCCGGCGGACTACCGGCCTTCCAGCCCGAGCACCGCCAAGCGACCGCGTACCGACGGTGCGCTGGCCATCCCGATGGAACCGACGGCGGACATCCTCCGCGCCACCGTGGCGGTGCGGAAGGCGGGGAGCGTGATCGTCGGCTTCGCGCTGGAAACGGGCGACGCGATCCAGAAGGCGCGCACGAAACTCGAAGGGAAGGCGCTGGACCTGATCGTGGTCAACGACGCCCTCGAGCCGGGTGCCGGCTTCGACGTCGATACCAACCGGGTGGCGATTCTCGACCGCGAAGGCAACGCGCGCGTCGTGCCGCTGGCCTCGAAGCGCGAGGTGGCCGACACCATCCTCGACGCCGTGGAGGCCCGCATTGTCGGATAAGTGGCAGCGGTATCTCCGCCAGCAGGCGGAGCTAGGCGGCAGCGAGGTGTACCTCGCAGCCGGACAGGGGGACCGCGGGGCAGGGGGGCAGGAGGTGTCGACTGCCCCGCAGCCCCGCGGCCCCGCCGAGATCGACTGGCGCCGCGGGGCCCCGCCCATCCCAGGCCCCGGCCTGACCATCGAGTTGCCGACCCCCGACCTTCTCGGCGACGGGCTCGGCGCGCTCGATTCGCTCGGGGCGATCGCCGAGCGGATCGCCGGCTGCACCCGCTGCGGGCTGGCCCAGGGACGCAAGAATACCGTCCCCGGGGAGGGGGATCCCTCCGCCGGGTTGATGCTGATTGGCGAAGGGCCGGGCGCCACGGAGGATGAAACCGGTCGGCCGTTCGTCGGCGCCGCAGGCGATCTCCTGACGCAGATCCTGGGATCTATCGGGATTCCGCGGGAGAGTGTATTCATTGCCAATGTCGTGAAGTGCCGGCCCCCGCAGAACCGGAAGCCGTTGCCGGACGAGTCCACCGCCTGCCTTCCCTATCTCCGCCGTCAGGTGCAGTTGGTCCGCCCGAAGGTGATTCTGGCGCTCGGCGCCACCGCGGCCGAGTCGCTGCTCGGCGTCCGGAAGAGCCTGGGCGCGCTGCGCGGCGCGGTGCACAGCTATGGAGGCGTGCCGCTGGTGGTCACCTATCACCCCGCGGCACTGCTCCGCAACCCGAATTGGAAGAAGCCGACCTGGGATGACGTCCGTATCGCCCGACAGCTCCTCGATCGCTGAGACCTACACCGGCCGCGCCGCCCCCTGGAGCCAGGAGGCGGAGCAGGCGGTGCTGGGCGCCATGCTGCTGGACCAGGACGCCGCGCTCCTCGCGACGGAACTGGTGCAGGACGAGATGTTCTACCGCGAGGGCAACCGCCGCCTCTTCCGGGCCATGGTGGCCCTCGTGGAGCGGCGCACCGTCATCGATCCCGTCACCCTGCGCGAAGAATTGGGGCGCCGCGGCGAGCTCGACGCCGTCGGGGGCGCCGACTACCTCGCCGACCTCGTGGACGCCGTCCCCACGGCGGCCAACCTCGAATACCATGCGCGGATCGTCAAGGACAAGGCGATCCTTCGCCGCCTGATCGAGACCTCCACCGGCATCATCACCGAGGCGTACGACGGCCGCGCCACCGCCTCCGACCTGCTCGACAAGGCGGAATCGCGGATCTTCCAGATTTCGCAGGACCGGGGCAGCGAGGGCTTCAGCCGCCTCAAGGAGATGCTTTGGCCCACGATGGAGCGCATTGAAGCGCTCCAGCGGAGCGGCAAATCGATCACGGGTGTGCCGAGCGGGTTCGTAGATTTGGACAAGCTGACCTCCGGATTCCAGCCGTCGGAACTGGTCATCGTCGCGGCGCGGCCGTCGATGGGGAAGACCGCCTTCTGTCTGAACATCGCCACGCACGCGGCGGTGGAGGGGGAAGGGGTCGCCATCTTCTCGCTGGAAATGTCCCGGGACCAGCTGGTGCAGCGGATGCTCACCGCCGAGGCGCGGGTCGACAGCCAGCGGGTCAGGCAGGGCGGGCTTCGTGACGCCGACTTTACCAACCTGGCGCGCGCCGCCGGTGTGTTGCAGAGCTGTCCGGTCTGGATCGACGACACCCCGAGCCTTTCGCTCCTGGAAATGCGCAGCAAGGCCCGACGGCTGAAGGCGGACAACGACATCAAGATGATCGTCGTGGACTATCTCCAACTGATGCGCAGTCCTGAATATGCCGAGAACCGGGTCCAGGAAATCAGCGACATCTCCCGCTCCCTGAAGGCGCTGGCCCGTGAACTCGCGGTGCCGGTGGTCGCGCTCAGCCAGCTGTCGCGCGCCTCGGAGCAGCGGGGCGGGGAGCGCCGCCCGATCCTCTCGGACCTGCGGGACTCCGGCGCCATCGAGCAGGACGCCGACCTGGTCATGTTCATTCACCGCCCGGAGTACTACGACCGGGAGGACGAATCGAAGAGAGGGCTGGCCGACATCATGCTGGCCAAGAACCGCAACGGTCCCACCGGCGACGTGCAGCTGCGCTTCAGCCGGGAATACACCCGCTTCGACAGCTTCTCAAGCCGCGACGACCCGGAGTAGCATGGCCCGCGCGCAGTCGGTCTATCGGTGTACGGAGTGCGGACACGACCATCCCAAGTGGGTCGGCCGGTGCGAGGGATGCGAGGCGTGGAACACCGTGGCCGAGGAGCCGTTGGTGCGGCCGGCGGCCACGCGGGCCGGTCGGCGGAATGCGCCGCGTGCCTCGCACGCCCCGGCTGCCCCCGCCGTCCGCCTCCGCGACATCGCCGAATCCCGCCTCATCCGCTGGCCCACCGGACTTCCCGAACTCGATTTTGTCCTCGGGGGCGGCATCGTCCCCGGATCGATGACGCTCATCGGCGGCGAACCCGGCATCGGCAAGTCGACGCTGCTGCTCCAGGTGGCCGCCCGGCTCGAGTCGGGCGGGCGCCGGGTGCTCTACGCGAGCGGCGAGGAATCCCCCGATCAGCTCCGCCTCCGCGCGGCCCGCCTCGAAGAGGATGCCGGGCCGGTGCACGTCCTCGGTGAGACCCGGCTCGAGGCGGTGCTCGAGGCCGCCGCCGGCCTTCCCGCGGAATTCCTGGTCCTCGATTCCATCCAGACCGTGTACACCGACTCGCTGGAGAGCGCGCCCGGCAACGTCGGGCAGGTGCGGGAGTCGTCCGCGCTCCTGATGCGCTACGCCAAGGAGACGGGCACCGCGGTGGTCGTCGTCGGGCATGTGACGAAGGGAGGCGGCATCGCCGGTCCCAAGACCCTCGAGCACATCGTGGACACGGTGCTCTACTTCGAGGGGGAGGGCTCGCTCGACTACCGGCTGCTTCGCGCCACCAAGAATCGGTTCGGCTCGGTCGACGAACTCGGCGTCTTCTCGATGACGGAGCGCGGGCTCGTGGCGGTGCCGAACCCCTCCGCGATGTTCCTGGCGGCGCGCGCCACCGGCACGAGCGGCAGCGCCGTGACGGCGCTGATGGAGGGCACGCGGCCCGTCCTCGTCGAGGTGCAGGCCCTCGCCGCACCTTCGGGGTATGGCACGCCGCAGCGCGTCGCCACCGGGCTCGATCCCAAGCGCCTGGCGGTCTTGCTCGCCGTCCTCGAGCGGCGGGGCAACACCTCCTTCGCCTCGCTCGACGTGTTCGTGCAGGCCACGGCCGGTGTGCGTCTCGCGGAACCCGGGGCCGACCTGGCCGTGGCCGCGGCGCTGCTCTCGAGCCTTCACGGGAAGCCAGTTCCGGCGGATGTGCTCTATCTTGGTGAAATCGGGCTGGGCGGCGAGGTGCGTCCGATCAGCGGCATGGAGCGTCGGATGACCGAGGCGGCGCGGCTCGGATTCCGGCGCGTGTTCTCGCCGGGGCGGAATCCGCCCACTGTTTCTGGCATCACCGTGGTGGGCGTGGACCACATCGATCAATTGGTGAAGAGCCTTGCCGCTTGACGTCGGGGTGATCGTCGTGGCCGCGGGCCGTGGCACCCGCCTCGGCGGGACGCCCAAGCAGTTCCGCGAGCTCGCCGGCGTGCCGGTGCTCCTCCGTGCCATCCGTCCCTTCGCCTCCCACCCCAACGTCACGCACATGGTGGTCGCGCTCCCGCCCGACGCCGTGGCCAACCCGCCGGAATGGTTGGCCCCTCTCCTGGGGGAGCGACTCCGGCTCGTGGCCGGCGGCGTGGAGCGGGGCGACTCGGTCCGTGCTGCGCTTGCGGCGCTCCCGGAGCAGTGCGCGCTGGTATTGGTGCACGACGGGGCTCGCCCCCTCGTTTCGCGGGAAACCATCGACGCGGTCATCGCCGTGGCGGCTCGCGGCACTGGCGCCGTGGCCGCGGTGCCGCTGGGCGATACCCTGAAGATGGCGGCGGAGGGCGAGGGGCCGCCCACCGTTGAATGCACCATTCCGCGGCGCCGACTCTGGCGTGCGCAGACACCGCAGGGATTTCCGCGCGAGCTGCTGGAACGCGCCATCGCCTCGGCGGCCGCCGATGGGGTGCAGGGCACCGACGATGCCGAACTGGTCGAGCGGATCGGTGGTCGGGTCGAACTGGTGCCCGACCAACCAGCCAACCTCAAGCTTACCACGCAGGCGGATTTCACTCTCGCCGCAGCGCTCCTCCAGGGTGTCTCATGATTCTTCCCTTCCTGACGCCGGATGACGTGGAGCGCGCGATCCCGACGGTGCGCGACCATCTCGCCACCGGCAAGCTCCTGGCCTATCCCACCGAAACGGTCTACGGGCTCGGCTCGGCGCCGACCGAGGCCGCGCTCGATGCCCTGGCGCGCCTGAAGGGACGGCCGCCGAAGAAGCCGTTCCTGCTGCTGGTTTCGAGCGAGAAGATGCCCGAGGCATGGGGACTGGTGTATTCCCGCGCCGCCAGTGCGCTCGCCGCCGCCTTCTGGCCCGGGCCGCTGACGCTCATTCTGAAGGGTGGAGAGGGGCATCTGCCGGACCGGCTGCGCGGCGCGGAAGGGGGCATCGGTGTGCGGTACACCTCACACCGCGGCGTTCGCCGGTTGATCGAGGCATGCGGGATTCCCCTCACCTCCACGTCGGCCAACCGCCCGGGAAGTCCCCCGGCCGCCGGTGCCAGTGGCATCGTGCCGCTCTTTCCCGAGGCGGTGCGGGCCGGCGACCTCCTGGTTCTTGACGGCGGCGTGCTCGGCAACGTCCCTCCCTCCACCATCGTGGATTGCACCGAAGCGCTCCCGCGCATGGTTCGGGAGGGGGCCATCCCCCGGGACGAACTGCGTCGCGCGGTTGGGAGCCTTGCACCCTGATGCCTTCGCGCCAATCGTCCCCTCGTCGCGTTGTCCTGGTCTGCACCGGCAACACCTGTCGCAGCCCCCTGGCGGAGGCGCTGCTGCGCCAGGCCCTGGAGGAGCGCGGTGTCACGGGCATCGAGGTGCTCTCCGCCGGAACCGGCGCATGGGAGGGAGCACCGGCGTCGGAAGGGGCCTACCTGGTTGGCTTGGAGAACGGGCTCGATCTCTCTGGCCATCGCGCACGACTCGTTACCAGTGAACTGGTGGCGGCCGCAGATCTGATGCTCACGATGGCGCGCCACCACCGGGCCCGAATTCTTGAGCTGGGGGGAGACGATCGGGTGCACCTGCTCGGGGAGTTTGCCGGCAGGTCGGGCGGGGACGCGGAGGTGGCCGATCCCTTCGGCGCCGATCTGGAGGCGTATCGCCAGACCCGAGACGAGTTGAGCACGCTGATCACGATTGTGGCGGACCGCCTGGCCGGGGAGCAACGGAATGCAGGGGGGTAGGACACGGGTCTTCGCCCTGCTCGGCGATCCGGTGGCGCACTCCCTCTCGCCCGCGATGCACAACGCGGCGTTCCGGGTTCTTGGCCTCGACGCGGTGTACGTCCCCATGCCCTGCGCCTCGGCGCATGTGCCGGTGCTGATGGCCGCACTGGCGGAGGCGGGGGGGGGCGGCAACGTGACCGTTCCGCACAAGCAGGTGGCCGCCACCGCGCTGACGCGGCCGAGCGAACGGGTGACGGCGCTTGGCAGCTGCAACACCTTCTGGTGGGATGGCACTGCGCTGGCCGGCGAGAGCACCGATGTCGAGGGAGTGCAGGCTGCGCTCCGCCGGCTCGAGGTCGAGGCGGAGACGTGGCTGGTCATCGGGACCGGCGGTTCGGCGCGTGCGGTAGTGGAAGCGGCGCGGCTCGCGGGTGCGCGCATCGCCGTCTCCTCGCGTGACCACGGTCGGGCCGCCGCCTTGCTCGCCCTGGCCGGCGCCCGTGGGGTCGAGTGTGCCACCGCGGAAGAGGCGACGCTGGTCATCAACGCCACTCCGCTCGGCCTGAAGACGAGCGATCCCCTCCCGTCCAGGCCGGACGCCACGCCGAAAGCGGCGGCCGCGCTCGACCTCGTCTACCGCCGGGGAGAGACGGCTTGGGTCCGCCAGCAGCGGGCGGCCGGCAGACGGGCCGCGGATGGCCGGGAAGTGCTCCTGGCCCAGGGGGCGGCCGCGCTCACGCGGTGGTTCCCGAAACAAACACCGCCACTCGACGTGATGCGGGCCGCCCTGCATGTTGCCCTCGATTGATCTCCGCGCCGCGCTCTCGGCGCTCGAATGGGCGCTGCTCCCACCGCAATGCCTGACCTGTGATGAACCAGTCCCCCGGAGTGACGGCGACGCGCTGATCTGTGGCGTCTGCCGCTCCCGCTGGCGGCGGGTGGCTCCGCCGCAGTGCGCGCGCTGCGGCGGGACGGTCCCCCCAGAGGGGCCGTGCCTCTTCTGCGCCGAATGGCCGCTGGCGCTCACCTCCGTGTGGGCCGCGGTCTGGCTGGACGAGGGGGCCCGCCGGGCGATGCACCGCCTCAAGTACGGCGGATGGTGGCGCGTCGCGGATGCGTTGGCGGCCGGCATGCAACCGGTGCCGTTGCTTGAGGCGCCGGCCGTGCTGGTCCCCATTCCGCTGGGGAGCCGTCGGCTGCGCGCGCGAGGCTTCAACCAGGCGGAGCGGCTCGCGGAGGCGCTCGCGCGACATGGGACGCACACGGTGCAGCCGGAGTTGCTGCGCCGCCGAAGGGAGACCGGGACCCAGACCAAGCTCACACCGGAGGCGCGGCGGGCGAACGTGAGCGGCGCGTTCGAGGCCACGGGCCCGGTGCAGGGGAGGATCGTGCTGGTGGACGATGTCCTGACAACCGGTGCGACCCTGGCAGAGGCGGCGGTCGCGCTCGCGGCCGGAGGGGCGACTTCGGTCCAGGCGGTCACCTTCGCACGGGCCCGCCCGCCGGCGACAATGCTGGGTTGAGGGTGCGGTCTGGCTGATTCGGGTTATTTTTCCGGCGCACTGATTCTCTTACAGGAGATACCATGGCGGTCAAAGTCGGCATCAATGGATTCGGCCGGATCGGGCGGAACGTCGTGCGGGCAGCCAAGAAGATGGGGGCGACCGACCTCGACTTCGTGGCCGTCAACGACCTCACGGACACCAGGACCCTGGCGCACCTGCTCAAGTATGACTCGGTGCACGGTCGGTTCGACGGCACCGTCGAGGCCGGGGAAGGGTCCCTGGTCGTCAACGGCGACACGATGAAGGTCCTCTCGGAAAAGGACCCCTCCAAGCTGCCGTGGAAGGAGCTAGGCGTGGACGTGGTGCTTGAGTCCACGGGCCGCTTCACGGACCGGGAGCATGCCGCCATGCATCTCTCGGCCGGGGCGCGCAAGGTGGTGATCTCCGCGCCGGCCAAGAAGGAAGACGTCACGCTCGTCTACGGCGTCAACCACGAAAAGTACGACCCGGCCGCGCACCATGTCATCTCGAACGCCAGCTGCACCACCAACTGTTTGGTGCCGGTGGTCAAGGTCATCCTGGAGCGGTTCGGTTTCGTGCACGGGTTCATGACGACGATTCACTCATACACCAACGACCAGCAGATCCTCGACCTGCCGCACAAGGACCTGCGCCGCGCCCGCGCGGCGGCGGTCTCGATCATCCCGACCAGCACCGGTGCGGCCAAGGCGACCGGTCTGGTACTCCCGGAAGTGAAGGGAAAGATTGACGGCGTGTCCCTCCGGGTCCCGACCCCGGACGTCTCGGTGGTGGCCCTGAGCGTCGAGGTCAAGAAGGGCACGACCATCGACGAGGTGAACGCGGCGTTTCGCGAGTATGCCGCGGGACCGATGAAGGGAGTCCTCGCGGTCAGCGACGAGCCGCTCGTCTCGGTGGACTACATCGGCAACGTCGCCTCAAGCACGGTCGACCTGTTGTCCACCAACGTGGTCGACGGGACCATGGTCAACGTGACGAGCTGGTACGACAACGAAATGGGGTACTCGGCGCGCTGCGTCGACCTCCTGTCGTACATCGGCGCCCGGTTGTGAAGCGGACACTCGCCTCGCTCGACCCGGCGGCCCTCGAAGGCCGCCGGGCGCTGGTCCGGGTGGACTTCAACTGCCCGATCGCCGACGGCCGCGTCACGGATGACATGCGCATTCGCGCGGCCTTGCCCACCATCAAGTATCTCCGGGACCGGGGCGCGCGGGTCGTGCTGCTCTCGCACCTTGGCCGGCCCAAGGGCGCGCCAAACCCCAAGTACTCCATGGAGCCGGTGGTCCGGGCGCTCGAGGCCCTCCTCGGCTCTCCGGTCACCTTCCTGCCCGACCCGACCTCGGCGGAGGCGGTCGCCACCACGCGCCACATGCCGCGCGGGGGGATCGCCGTGGCGGAGAACACCCGGTTCCATCCCGGTGAGGAAACGAACGACGACGCCCTGTCAGAGCGCTTCGCCGCGCTCGGCGACCTCTACGTGAACGACGCCTTCGGGTCGGCGCACCGGGCCCATGCGAGCACTGCAGGCGTGGCGCACCGGCTGAAGCCGGCCGTGTCGGGATTCCTGATGGAAAAGGAGTTGGCATACCTCGGACAGGCACTGGGAAACCCGAAGCGTCCCTTCGTGGCGGTGATGGGCGGCGCCAAGATCTCCGGGAAGATCGACCTGATCGAGGCGCTGCTGCCCACCGTCGACGCCATCCTGATCGGCGGCGCCATGGCCTGCACCTTCTTCAAGGCGATGGGGCTGGAGGTCGGCAATTCGCTCGTGGAAGACGACCGGGTGGAGATGGCGGCGGCGTTGCTGAAGCGGGCCGGCGCCAAGCTGGTGCTGCCCGTCGGGGCGGTCGTGGCGCAGAAGCTCGATGCCACCGCCGAGACGCGCACGGTCCCGCGAGACGCCATACCGGCTGGATGGGCCATGTTTGACATCGATCCGGCCAGTGAGCGCCTCTTTGCCGAGCGGATTGCCGCGGCCGGCACGGTGGTGTGGAACGGCCCGATGGGGGTATTCGAGACTCCGCCCTTTGACCACGGCACGATGGCCGTCGCCCAGGCGATGGCTCGCGCCACCGAAGCGGGGACGGTCACGGTGGTCGGTGGCGGGGACTCGGCTGCGGCCGTTGCCGCCGCCCTGCTCGCTGACAGGATGACGCACGTTTCAACCGGGGGCGGCGCCTCCCTCGAATTCCTCGAGGGGAAGGTCCTGCCCGGTGTCGCCGCACTCGACGAAAGCTGAGGACTTCATGCGCATGATCCGTCTGCTCCTCCTCGCGCTCTGCCTGCCGATGGTCGCGGCCGCCCAGACCAAGCCGGCGACGCCTCCCCCGAACTTCGATGCCTATGTGGCCGCGGTCATGAAGCAGTTCGACGTGCCGGGGATGGGCATCGCCATCGTGAAGGACGGGCAGGTCGTGCTCGCCAAGGGCTACGGCGTCAAGCGACTCGGCTCAAGTGAGAAGGTGGACGCCGACACCCGGTTCGGGATCGCGTCGAACACCAAGGCCTTCACCGCGCTGGCGATCGGCATGCTGGTGGAGGAGGGGAAGCTCGAGTGGGACGCCCCGGTGGTGAACTACCTCCCCGAGTTCATGATGTGGGATTCCTGGGTGACCCGGCAGATCACGGTGCGCGATATCCTCGTGCACCGGAGCGGCCTCGGCCTCGGCGCCGGCGACCTCCTCTGGTGGCCGCCGACGACGTACACACCACCCGAGATCATGCGCCGGCTCCGCTACATCGAACCCGCCACCAGCTTCCGCAGCGCCTACGCCTATGACAACGTCCTCTACCTGGTCGCCGGGCAGTTGATCGAGCGGGTCTCGGGCCAGACCTGGTCCGATTTCATCACCAACCGGATCATGCGGCCGGTCGGGATGAAGGAAGCGAACAGCACGCATGCCGCCGCCGGACAGTCAGGGGGCAACGTGGCCGCCACCCACGCGAAGGTGAACGGCACCGTACAGGTGGTGAA of Gemmatimonadales bacterium contains these proteins:
- a CDS encoding DNA-directed RNA polymerase subunit omega yields the protein MKIYTPVDAARKSGNKYLGVLVAAKFARYLNEFPRDHLDTGDEKLTTTALESLSFGGLEYKMIRRRRSEA
- the coaBC gene encoding bifunctional phosphopantothenoylcysteine decarboxylase/phosphopantothenate--cysteine ligase CoaBC, producing the protein MWAGRHVVLGVSGGIACYKSCILARRLTEAGARVDVVLTRAAAEFVRPLTFEALTGRPVLTSLWERDRALAHVRLADTADLVILAPATAQLLARAAQGLADDVLTALLLARTGPVLAAPAMNDAMYAHEATARNVEALAARGWAFVGPEVGPLAEGPSDRPGRMSEPETIVAHGARVLRRGSALAGRTVVVTAGPTREPIDPVRVVTNRSSGKMGYRLAEAAWERGADVVLVSGPVTLQAPVGVRLRSVETTQDLERAVSEELPGADVLIMAAAPADYRPSSPSTAKRPRTDGALAIPMEPTADILRATVAVRKAGSVIVGFALETGDAIQKARTKLEGKALDLIVVNDALEPGAGFDVDTNRVAILDREGNARVVPLASKREVADTILDAVEARIVG
- a CDS encoding uracil-DNA glycosylase, with the protein product MSDKWQRYLRQQAELGGSEVYLAAGQGDRGAGGQEVSTAPQPRGPAEIDWRRGAPPIPGPGLTIELPTPDLLGDGLGALDSLGAIAERIAGCTRCGLAQGRKNTVPGEGDPSAGLMLIGEGPGATEDETGRPFVGAAGDLLTQILGSIGIPRESVFIANVVKCRPPQNRKPLPDESTACLPYLRRQVQLVRPKVILALGATAAESLLGVRKSLGALRGAVHSYGGVPLVVTYHPAALLRNPNWKKPTWDDVRIARQLLDR
- the dnaB gene encoding replicative DNA helicase; the protein is MTSVSPDSSSIAETYTGRAAPWSQEAEQAVLGAMLLDQDAALLATELVQDEMFYREGNRRLFRAMVALVERRTVIDPVTLREELGRRGELDAVGGADYLADLVDAVPTAANLEYHARIVKDKAILRRLIETSTGIITEAYDGRATASDLLDKAESRIFQISQDRGSEGFSRLKEMLWPTMERIEALQRSGKSITGVPSGFVDLDKLTSGFQPSELVIVAARPSMGKTAFCLNIATHAAVEGEGVAIFSLEMSRDQLVQRMLTAEARVDSQRVRQGGLRDADFTNLARAAGVLQSCPVWIDDTPSLSLLEMRSKARRLKADNDIKMIVVDYLQLMRSPEYAENRVQEISDISRSLKALARELAVPVVALSQLSRASEQRGGERRPILSDLRDSGAIEQDADLVMFIHRPEYYDREDESKRGLADIMLAKNRNGPTGDVQLRFSREYTRFDSFSSRDDPE
- the radA gene encoding DNA repair protein RadA; its protein translation is MARAQSVYRCTECGHDHPKWVGRCEGCEAWNTVAEEPLVRPAATRAGRRNAPRASHAPAAPAVRLRDIAESRLIRWPTGLPELDFVLGGGIVPGSMTLIGGEPGIGKSTLLLQVAARLESGGRRVLYASGEESPDQLRLRAARLEEDAGPVHVLGETRLEAVLEAAAGLPAEFLVLDSIQTVYTDSLESAPGNVGQVRESSALLMRYAKETGTAVVVVGHVTKGGGIAGPKTLEHIVDTVLYFEGEGSLDYRLLRATKNRFGSVDELGVFSMTERGLVAVPNPSAMFLAARATGTSGSAVTALMEGTRPVLVEVQALAAPSGYGTPQRVATGLDPKRLAVLLAVLERRGNTSFASLDVFVQATAGVRLAEPGADLAVAAALLSSLHGKPVPADVLYLGEIGLGGEVRPISGMERRMTEAARLGFRRVFSPGRNPPTVSGITVVGVDHIDQLVKSLAA
- the ispD gene encoding 2-C-methyl-D-erythritol 4-phosphate cytidylyltransferase, translating into MPLDVGVIVVAAGRGTRLGGTPKQFRELAGVPVLLRAIRPFASHPNVTHMVVALPPDAVANPPEWLAPLLGERLRLVAGGVERGDSVRAALAALPEQCALVLVHDGARPLVSRETIDAVIAVAARGTGAVAAVPLGDTLKMAAEGEGPPTVECTIPRRRLWRAQTPQGFPRELLERAIASAAADGVQGTDDAELVERIGGRVELVPDQPANLKLTTQADFTLAAALLQGVS
- a CDS encoding L-threonylcarbamoyladenylate synthase, whose product is MILPFLTPDDVERAIPTVRDHLATGKLLAYPTETVYGLGSAPTEAALDALARLKGRPPKKPFLLLVSSEKMPEAWGLVYSRAASALAAAFWPGPLTLILKGGEGHLPDRLRGAEGGIGVRYTSHRGVRRLIEACGIPLTSTSANRPGSPPAAGASGIVPLFPEAVRAGDLLVLDGGVLGNVPPSTIVDCTEALPRMVREGAIPRDELRRAVGSLAP
- a CDS encoding low molecular weight protein arginine phosphatase, with amino-acid sequence MPSRQSSPRRVVLVCTGNTCRSPLAEALLRQALEERGVTGIEVLSAGTGAWEGAPASEGAYLVGLENGLDLSGHRARLVTSELVAAADLMLTMARHHRARILELGGDDRVHLLGEFAGRSGGDAEVADPFGADLEAYRQTRDELSTLITIVADRLAGEQRNAGG
- a CDS encoding double zinc ribbon domain-containing protein; this encodes MLPSIDLRAALSALEWALLPPQCLTCDEPVPRSDGDALICGVCRSRWRRVAPPQCARCGGTVPPEGPCLFCAEWPLALTSVWAAVWLDEGARRAMHRLKYGGWWRVADALAAGMQPVPLLEAPAVLVPIPLGSRRLRARGFNQAERLAEALARHGTHTVQPELLRRRRETGTQTKLTPEARRANVSGAFEATGPVQGRIVLVDDVLTTGATLAEAAVALAAGGATSVQAVTFARARPPATMLG
- the gap gene encoding type I glyceraldehyde-3-phosphate dehydrogenase; translation: MAVKVGINGFGRIGRNVVRAAKKMGATDLDFVAVNDLTDTRTLAHLLKYDSVHGRFDGTVEAGEGSLVVNGDTMKVLSEKDPSKLPWKELGVDVVLESTGRFTDREHAAMHLSAGARKVVISAPAKKEDVTLVYGVNHEKYDPAAHHVISNASCTTNCLVPVVKVILERFGFVHGFMTTIHSYTNDQQILDLPHKDLRRARAAAVSIIPTSTGAAKATGLVLPEVKGKIDGVSLRVPTPDVSVVALSVEVKKGTTIDEVNAAFREYAAGPMKGVLAVSDEPLVSVDYIGNVASSTVDLLSTNVVDGTMVNVTSWYDNEMGYSARCVDLLSYIGARL
- a CDS encoding phosphoglycerate kinase translates to MKRTLASLDPAALEGRRALVRVDFNCPIADGRVTDDMRIRAALPTIKYLRDRGARVVLLSHLGRPKGAPNPKYSMEPVVRALEALLGSPVTFLPDPTSAEAVATTRHMPRGGIAVAENTRFHPGEETNDDALSERFAALGDLYVNDAFGSAHRAHASTAGVAHRLKPAVSGFLMEKELAYLGQALGNPKRPFVAVMGGAKISGKIDLIEALLPTVDAILIGGAMACTFFKAMGLEVGNSLVEDDRVEMAAALLKRAGAKLVLPVGAVVAQKLDATAETRTVPRDAIPAGWAMFDIDPASERLFAERIAAAGTVVWNGPMGVFETPPFDHGTMAVAQAMARATEAGTVTVVGGGDSAAAVAAALLADRMTHVSTGGGASLEFLEGKVLPGVAALDES